One segment of Deinococcus multiflagellatus DNA contains the following:
- a CDS encoding class Ib ribonucleoside-diphosphate reductase assembly flavoprotein NrdI, protein MDGIRMSHGAPAGPYLLLTYTFGQGQVPASTQAFLAQHAAGLRGVVASGSYHWGAHFARAGTLIAAQYGVPLVARLNKGGTAADRAQVTAWLRAQAQLTDLHSPKRTPLWTPGPN, encoded by the coding sequence ATGGACGGAATCCGTATGAGCCACGGCGCGCCTGCCGGGCCCTACCTGCTGCTGACCTACACCTTCGGGCAGGGGCAGGTGCCTGCCAGCACCCAGGCGTTTCTGGCCCAGCACGCCGCTGGCCTGCGCGGCGTGGTTGCCAGCGGCAGCTACCACTGGGGCGCCCATTTTGCGCGGGCCGGCACCCTGATCGCTGCCCAGTACGGCGTGCCGCTGGTGGCCCGCCTGAACAAAGGGGGCACCGCCGCCGACCGCGCGCAGGTGACCGCGTGGCTGCGCGCGCAGGCCCAGCTCACCGACCTTCATTCCCCCAAAAGGACCCCGCTATGGACCCCTGGACCGAACTGA
- a CDS encoding ABC transporter ATP-binding protein → MLELRDITKTYGTFTALRGVTLQTGGNEVFGLLGPNGAGKTTLLRILATLLRPDQGTALLAGRDIHSDPEGVRRVVGVVNGGMGLPARLTGQEILRSFAVLYGMTRTQADARIAELDQHLELGRTLGTRAGEYSTGMKQKVVIARAVIHDPPVLILDEAASGLDIFARRTLLDFVQATRAPGRLTIYSTHVMSEVEEVCDRVAVLHEGALLATGTIPELLSRTGERTLERAFFALVRPEVAHAG, encoded by the coding sequence ATGCTGGAACTGCGCGACATCACCAAGACCTACGGCACGTTCACCGCCCTTCGCGGCGTGACTTTGCAGACGGGAGGCAACGAGGTCTTTGGCCTGCTGGGGCCCAACGGCGCGGGCAAAACCACCCTGCTGCGCATTCTGGCCACGCTGCTGCGCCCCGACCAGGGCACGGCGCTGCTGGCCGGGCGCGACATTCACAGTGACCCTGAAGGGGTGCGGCGGGTGGTGGGGGTGGTCAACGGCGGCATGGGGCTGCCGGCCCGGCTGACGGGGCAGGAGATCCTGCGCTCGTTTGCGGTGCTCTACGGCATGACCCGCACCCAGGCCGACGCCCGCATCGCTGAACTGGACCAGCACCTGGAGCTGGGCCGCACGCTGGGCACCCGCGCCGGCGAGTATTCCACCGGCATGAAGCAGAAGGTGGTGATTGCCCGCGCCGTGATCCACGACCCCCCGGTGCTGATTCTGGATGAGGCGGCCAGTGGCCTGGACATCTTTGCGCGGCGCACCCTGCTGGATTTTGTGCAGGCCACGCGCGCCCCCGGGCGCCTGACGATCTATTCCACCCACGTGATGAGCGAAGTCGAGGAGGTCTGTGACCGGGTGGCGGTGCTGCATGAAGGCGCGCTGCTGGCCACCGGCACCATTCCAGAGCTGCTCTCGCGCACAGGTGAGCGCACGCTGGAGCGCGCCTTTTTTGCCCTGGTGCGCCCGGAGGTGGCCCATGCGGGCTAA
- a CDS encoding acyl-CoA thioesterase produces MPDAALPTSAPPALTPHLRPFTGETRVTHAVFPGHTNHHGTLFGGEALSLMDSAAFIAATRYCRRKVVTRHLDAMEFRHPIPQGSLVELVARVVRTGRTSMTVLVELFREALYTDERELACTGTFTLVALDDQGQPVAVPALEPRAAGR; encoded by the coding sequence TTGCCTGACGCTGCCCTGCCCACTTCGGCCCCGCCCGCTTTAACACCCCATCTGCGGCCCTTTACCGGCGAAACCCGCGTTACGCACGCTGTGTTCCCCGGCCACACCAACCACCACGGCACCCTGTTTGGCGGTGAGGCGCTGTCCCTGATGGATTCGGCCGCCTTTATCGCCGCCACCCGGTATTGCCGCCGCAAGGTGGTCACCCGCCACCTGGACGCCATGGAGTTCCGCCACCCCATTCCGCAGGGCTCGCTGGTGGAACTCGTGGCCCGTGTGGTTCGCACCGGGCGCACCAGCATGACCGTGCTGGTCGAACTGTTCCGTGAGGCGCTGTACACCGACGAACGCGAACTGGCCTGCACCGGCACCTTTACCTTGGTGGCGCTGGATGACCAGGGACAGCCAGTGGCCGTGCCCGCCCTGGAGCCCCGTGCAGCTGGTCGTTGA
- a CDS encoding metallophosphoesterase family protein, producing the protein MRAAVLADIHGNADALRAVLADAKAQGAERLIVNGDVVNRGPDSVEALELLLGRPDVTFTLGNHDDLLRLWHTRSDALPPDWFADPFWGATEWSAQALDRAGLLHASAAWPMSTELWEPGVGRVLLAHGTAEHYRESLSEQTPLPRVQALRAHGDGAPYDVLVGSHIHRPAHARLDGTLVLNTGAVGAPANHDPRAQYLLLTATPGGWVPTFRAVPYDQGGVLRRFETSGLLRTGLSAEIFREELRTARSLYTPYWGWTEETGTPRTADSWAAFLNTQAVCS; encoded by the coding sequence ATGAGGGCAGCGGTCCTGGCAGACATTCACGGCAACGCCGACGCCCTGCGCGCCGTGCTGGCCGATGCCAAGGCGCAGGGGGCCGAGCGGCTGATTGTCAATGGTGACGTCGTGAACCGGGGCCCGGATTCGGTGGAGGCCCTGGAGTTGCTGCTGGGCCGCCCGGACGTGACCTTTACCCTGGGCAACCACGACGATCTGCTGCGGCTGTGGCACACGCGCAGCGACGCCCTACCGCCCGACTGGTTTGCCGATCCCTTCTGGGGCGCCACCGAGTGGAGCGCGCAGGCGCTGGACCGGGCCGGGCTGCTGCACGCCAGTGCCGCGTGGCCCATGTCCACCGAACTGTGGGAACCCGGGGTGGGGCGGGTTCTGCTGGCCCACGGCACCGCCGAGCACTACCGCGAAAGCCTGAGCGAGCAGACCCCGCTGCCACGGGTGCAGGCCCTGCGTGCCCACGGTGACGGCGCTCCCTATGACGTACTGGTGGGCTCACATATCCACCGCCCGGCCCACGCACGCCTGGACGGCACCCTGGTGCTGAACACCGGGGCCGTGGGTGCCCCAGCCAACCACGACCCCCGCGCCCAGTACCTGCTGCTCACCGCCACCCCTGGCGGCTGGGTGCCCACCTTCCGCGCGGTGCCCTACGACCAGGGCGGGGTGCTGCGCCGTTTTGAAACCAGCGGCCTCCTGCGCACTGGCCTCAGCGCCGAGATTTTTCGCGAGGAATTGCGCACGGCCCGCAGCCTCTACACGCCCTACTGGGGCTGGACCGAGGAGACTGGCACCCCCCGGACAGCAGACAGCTGGGCAGCCTTCCTGAATACCCAGGCCGTGTGCAGCTGA
- a CDS encoding ABC transporter permease, translating to MRAKGLRPALVWQVATRDLLATVRDRRTLNATILMPLILIPLLTLGLPLLMGQLVGGQQQERQKVGVSGTLPPALRAALERDDTLPDGTVVRAGVRLQPVADPVAAVQSGEVDAALRPVGALPLRAGDGTGTLELHAKLGNLRAQTGAYSKVSEVVEAYNRGLAVQRLQGLGLGEQVLRAVTLKPVDASTPQEQRSGQLAFLIPMLMLQFILSGAMATALDATAGEKERGTLESLLVSPVRRAEVVAGKLLATTLTALTSAAFSVIGFVLSGLAMRLWLQGQPEQQAVMTQGLGGQLSLSLGSTLTLLGVALSAALLVSALLISVGIFARSFKEAQTYVAPITLFVVLPAILLQFADFLQIGLGAYAIPVVGGMIAILDAVRGAPDAAHVLLAMAVNLLGAGLLAAFALRSFGREEVIFRN from the coding sequence ATGCGGGCTAAGGGCCTGCGCCCGGCGCTGGTGTGGCAGGTGGCCACACGCGACCTGCTGGCCACGGTGCGCGACCGCCGCACCCTGAACGCCACCATCCTCATGCCCCTGATCCTGATTCCGCTGCTGACCCTGGGCCTGCCGCTGCTGATGGGGCAGCTGGTGGGCGGGCAGCAGCAGGAGCGCCAGAAAGTGGGGGTCAGCGGCACGCTGCCGCCGGCCCTGCGCGCGGCGCTGGAACGCGACGACACCCTGCCCGACGGCACGGTGGTGCGCGCCGGGGTCCGGTTGCAGCCGGTCGCGGACCCGGTGGCGGCGGTGCAAAGCGGTGAAGTGGACGCCGCGCTGCGTCCGGTGGGCGCCCTGCCGCTGCGGGCAGGTGACGGCACAGGCACGCTGGAACTGCACGCCAAGCTGGGCAACCTGCGGGCCCAGACAGGGGCGTACAGCAAGGTCTCGGAGGTGGTGGAAGCCTACAACCGGGGGCTCGCGGTGCAGCGCCTGCAGGGGCTGGGCCTGGGCGAGCAGGTGCTGCGCGCCGTCACCCTCAAGCCCGTGGACGCCAGCACCCCGCAGGAGCAGCGCAGCGGGCAGCTGGCCTTCCTGATTCCCATGCTGATGCTGCAGTTCATTCTGTCGGGGGCCATGGCCACGGCCCTGGACGCCACGGCCGGCGAAAAGGAACGCGGCACCCTGGAAAGCCTGCTGGTATCCCCTGTGCGCCGCGCTGAAGTGGTGGCGGGCAAACTGCTGGCCACCACCCTGACCGCGCTGACCAGCGCCGCGTTCAGTGTCATTGGCTTTGTCCTCAGCGGGCTGGCGATGCGGCTGTGGCTGCAGGGGCAGCCCGAACAACAGGCCGTCATGACCCAGGGCCTGGGCGGGCAGCTGAGCCTGAGCCTGGGGAGCACCCTGACACTGCTGGGGGTGGCCCTCAGCGCGGCGCTGCTGGTCAGCGCACTGCTGATTTCGGTGGGCATTTTCGCGCGCTCGTTCAAGGAAGCGCAGACTTACGTGGCGCCGATCACGCTGTTCGTGGTGTTGCCGGCCATTTTGCTGCAGTTTGCTGACTTCCTGCAGATTGGGCTGGGGGCCTACGCCATTCCGGTGGTGGGCGGCATGATCGCCATTCTCGACGCGGTGCGCGGCGCCCCCGACGCGGCCCACGTGCTGCTCGCCATGGCGGTGAACCTGCTGGGCGCGGGCCTGCTGGCGGCCTTTGCCCTGCGCTCGTTTGGCCGTGAGGAAGTGATTTTCCGCAACTAA
- a CDS encoding transcription initiation factor IIE subunit alpha family protein, translating into MFNPPTLEDLQETRRANEKLVLRALESKPEWVETELAKTTGLALSHLRAALASLLDQGRVRRLPGTGTRAVYGLADPGLADVPATPLTENAKKVRDYLEGRADSALYMSEQLRLTREEVMAALSLLNAHGMITCTFVGSLVIFRLKETQALGQENAAPEKAGRKKNVA; encoded by the coding sequence ATGTTTAATCCCCCCACCCTTGAAGATCTGCAAGAAACCCGGCGCGCCAACGAGAAGCTGGTGCTGAGGGCGCTGGAAAGCAAGCCCGAGTGGGTTGAAACCGAACTGGCCAAGACCACGGGCCTCGCGTTGTCGCACCTGCGCGCCGCGCTGGCCAGCCTGCTGGACCAGGGCCGCGTGCGCCGTCTGCCCGGCACCGGCACCCGCGCTGTCTATGGTCTGGCCGACCCCGGTCTGGCCGACGTGCCGGCCACCCCGCTGACCGAAAACGCCAAGAAGGTCCGGGATTACCTTGAGGGCCGCGCCGACAGCGCCCTGTACATGAGCGAGCAGTTGCGCCTGACCCGTGAAGAAGTGATGGCGGCCCTGAGCCTGCTCAACGCCCACGGCATGATCACCTGCACCTTCGTGGGCAGCCTGGTGATTTTCCGGCTGAAAGAAACCCAGGCCCTGGGGCAGGAGAACGCCGCCCCCGAAAAGGCCGGGCGCAAGAAGAACGTCGCCTGA
- a CDS encoding cyclic-di-AMP receptor: MKLVLAVIQDADATALVRVLSQNAFEVTKLASTGGFLREGNTTLMIGVSDERLDELKRHVQRTCRTRTRLVAPSVPMGEQNEGLVNDPVEVPVGGAVMFVMGVQEFVKV, translated from the coding sequence ATGAAGCTTGTGCTGGCCGTGATTCAGGATGCCGACGCCACCGCCCTGGTGCGCGTTCTGTCGCAAAACGCCTTTGAAGTCACAAAGCTGGCCAGCACCGGCGGTTTTTTGCGCGAGGGCAACACCACGCTGATGATCGGCGTGAGCGATGAGCGGCTGGACGAACTCAAGCGCCACGTCCAGCGCACTTGCCGCACCCGCACCCGCCTCGTGGCCCCCAGCGTGCCCATGGGCGAGCAGAACGAGGGCCTGGTGAATGACCCGGTGGAGGTGCCGGTGGGCGGCGCCGTGATGTTTGTGATGGGCGTGCAGGAGTTTGTGAAGGTGTAA
- a CDS encoding PA14 domain-containing protein, with translation MFGMKLPQWRTALLGLLGASSLVACGQNTPSPSPAPSAEVAVEDDLNSQATATIGLTGVYYNNADFTGTTVTKVDATINKSWGTGRPVTGIDPSTYSVRWTGQLTAANSEIYTFFLTSSGSVQLFVNGQILVNDQSEHASRTATATLQLVAGEKYDIRLDYLRDKSSSGAVKLEWQSAKQIRQIVPERNLFNTGLNSDRAIALLNNDVQLKSYKIALDPNMITGQLDGSGYGLFGRELSGRNFISATFDFKTNTVKNIIEYMVGVDQKVIIKNLKSGRQVDLGLYLQYMNELGESTLPQRQLLLRRIAPVFFDDPHVIEVMTSSAQGLGVQSLRGRCEACAGDIEKFITSASEFSARKAYEIYGSVKGMPGMSVLSWMGKIGGQAWNAIGPRSRDADAAAAHAKAVYDCTKKNCPPVAEQVTLTPQPLRLKVKQHGTATLTFSNRASAQIDLDYTVTVSGNGGFLTRLTTSGAGSVAAGQAGSETIDVECLSLTTQGTLTATLQNSVTGVISTASVQVTCEGNTLISDVPGIAIQAPVGQTASGSITFGNIGDQLLTVYATSTDGLTVTPTTTQDVQPQQEGNITVSYPCTAPLKDVPFTVSLVSNASNKPSPYVVPVQVTCILGNPKLQAPDQLTISAPVGQTASGSFEISNVGDPGSVLNYTLTPSGGLSVSPQSGSLQKDEVSTTSLSYLCSTVGTNSLDLWVNTQNTSDAKLIKVSVECKEEAPKPLRFTNPAPLYGGYLLQAPPAAGQIHLTNDNNIAMQVSLNNANYIQAYGGIFKITSPLTFSIAPKGSTSIKFDALCPQLLWGNDGVRQDSLDVTYTINGTSSKMNLPLEVFCIYPGSAMAVHEVVWVSTYTFDGYAYGGHYTPAYDKGLGISGRVPEYITTREHAIAWVKGQLQAGNSVKASEWYNNCPNYPNSVDTLPCALNDWHDYLNFYKSKHNLP, from the coding sequence ATGTTCGGAATGAAACTCCCGCAGTGGCGCACCGCCCTGCTCGGCCTGTTGGGGGCCAGCAGTCTCGTGGCCTGTGGCCAGAACACCCCCAGCCCTTCTCCAGCACCTAGTGCGGAGGTGGCGGTCGAAGATGACCTGAACAGTCAAGCGACCGCCACCATTGGCCTGACCGGTGTGTACTACAACAACGCCGATTTCACCGGTACCACCGTGACTAAGGTAGACGCAACCATCAATAAGTCCTGGGGGACAGGTCGCCCTGTTACAGGGATTGATCCTTCTACATACAGCGTGCGCTGGACCGGTCAGTTGACCGCCGCCAACTCAGAGATCTACACCTTTTTCCTCACCTCTTCTGGGAGTGTTCAACTCTTCGTTAACGGACAAATCTTAGTCAACGACCAAAGTGAACATGCTTCTCGGACCGCGACTGCCACGCTACAACTCGTTGCCGGGGAGAAGTACGATATTCGTCTGGACTACTTGCGTGACAAGTCCAGCTCAGGTGCAGTTAAGCTCGAGTGGCAGAGTGCGAAGCAGATACGTCAGATCGTACCTGAAAGAAATCTTTTCAATACGGGCTTAAATTCCGATAGAGCTATAGCGCTCTTAAACAATGATGTACAACTTAAGTCTTATAAAATTGCGCTGGATCCTAATATGATAACAGGCCAGCTTGATGGTAGCGGATATGGACTCTTCGGTCGAGAGTTATCCGGAAGAAACTTCATTAGTGCCACATTTGACTTTAAGACAAATACAGTTAAAAATATCATCGAATACATGGTTGGTGTTGATCAAAAAGTCATTATTAAAAATTTGAAGAGCGGAAGGCAAGTCGATCTAGGGCTCTATTTACAGTACATGAACGAATTAGGAGAAAGCACGCTACCCCAACGACAACTTTTATTAAGAAGGATAGCCCCTGTTTTCTTTGATGACCCACATGTTATAGAAGTGATGACTTCCTCAGCTCAGGGTTTGGGGGTTCAATCTCTTAGGGGGCGCTGCGAGGCGTGTGCCGGCGATATCGAAAAATTTATTACAAGTGCCTCCGAGTTTTCTGCTCGCAAAGCATACGAAATTTACGGTTCGGTCAAGGGCATGCCTGGCATGTCAGTCCTAAGCTGGATGGGGAAGATTGGTGGGCAGGCCTGGAACGCCATTGGACCTAGAAGTCGCGATGCAGATGCCGCCGCCGCACATGCCAAAGCGGTCTACGACTGCACCAAGAAAAATTGTCCGCCCGTCGCGGAGCAGGTCACTTTGACCCCTCAACCCCTTCGCTTGAAGGTCAAACAGCACGGCACAGCAACGCTGACATTTAGTAATAGAGCCAGCGCGCAAATTGATCTTGATTACACTGTTACAGTCTCTGGAAATGGAGGTTTCCTGACACGCTTGACCACCTCAGGCGCAGGAAGTGTTGCTGCAGGTCAGGCAGGATCGGAAACAATAGATGTTGAGTGTCTGAGTTTAACGACGCAAGGGACGCTCACGGCCACCCTTCAGAACAGCGTGACCGGAGTAATTTCGACAGCATCTGTGCAGGTCACTTGTGAAGGAAATACGCTGATCTCAGATGTGCCAGGCATTGCTATCCAAGCGCCTGTTGGGCAAACTGCGAGTGGGAGCATTACATTTGGCAACATTGGCGATCAGTTGTTAACCGTGTACGCAACCTCGACTGACGGTCTGACTGTGACCCCCACAACGACGCAGGATGTCCAGCCGCAGCAAGAGGGCAACATCACCGTGAGTTACCCCTGCACGGCGCCCCTTAAGGATGTGCCATTCACGGTGAGCCTGGTGTCGAATGCGTCGAACAAGCCTTCTCCGTACGTTGTGCCAGTGCAAGTCACTTGCATATTAGGTAATCCCAAACTCCAAGCCCCCGACCAGCTGACAATCTCCGCCCCCGTCGGCCAGACCGCTTCTGGCAGCTTCGAGATCAGCAACGTGGGTGACCCCGGCTCCGTACTGAACTACACCCTCACGCCGAGCGGCGGCTTGAGCGTCAGCCCGCAGAGTGGGAGCTTGCAGAAGGATGAGGTAAGCACAACCAGCTTAAGTTATCTTTGTAGCACCGTCGGTACGAATTCCTTGGACCTATGGGTTAACACGCAAAATACATCAGATGCTAAATTAATTAAAGTGAGCGTGGAATGCAAAGAGGAAGCTCCAAAACCTTTGCGTTTCACCAATCCAGCGCCCTTGTATGGTGGATACCTATTGCAAGCACCCCCTGCCGCTGGTCAAATCCATTTGACTAACGACAACAATATTGCCATGCAGGTGTCTCTTAATAATGCCAACTATATACAAGCGTATGGTGGCATATTTAAAATCACCTCCCCGCTAACATTCTCTATCGCACCAAAAGGTTCCACCTCAATTAAATTTGACGCTCTGTGTCCACAACTCCTATGGGGCAACGATGGAGTCAGGCAGGACAGCCTGGACGTAACGTATACTATAAATGGAACATCTTCAAAAATGAACCTACCCTTGGAGGTTTTCTGTATCTATCCAGGCAGTGCAATGGCGGTTCACGAAGTCGTCTGGGTTAGTACTTATACATTCGATGGATATGCTTACGGTGGCCATTATACACCTGCCTACGACAAGGGTTTGGGAATTAGCGGTCGCGTTCCTGAATACATTACAACCAGAGAACATGCTATTGCCTGGGTTAAGGGTCAATTACAGGCGGGCAATAGTGTCAAAGCCAGCGAGTGGTATAATAACTGTCCAAATTACCCCAACTCAGTAGACACACTCCCTTGCGCACTTAACGATTGGCATGATTATCTAAATTTCTATAAGTCCAAACACAACCTCCCTTGA
- the nrdE gene encoding class 1b ribonucleoside-diphosphate reductase subunit alpha, with product MDPWTELNNRVLSGTAVDTSFDQAALESYLSQKVRPNMVAFPSLQARIDALVARGVWDAGVFARYAPQEVQAVFARAEALGFQFRSFMGAHKFYSEYATMTPDRTAWLERYEDRLSVTALARSDSGAGALELVEHLVTQTFTPATPTLMNSGKANTGRLVSCFLLQDCTDNLDSITKTLAFVAELSKGGGGIGVELSNLRARGESLRGLQNVTKGVMGVAKMLDHMLRYADQAGQRPGAGAIYLNVLHADFLDTLNAKKIATDEDARLKTLSVGATIPDIFMIKARAGEDIYQFYPHSLFQETGREFTDIDWTREYEALAANPRIRKKRVSARRVLEEIAVTQGESGYPYLLFEGHANRANPIPNVGTIKMSNLCSEILQPTRPSTFYPYGQEHRDQVGLDVSCNLASLVIEQSLASGDLGRVVRAAVRLLDNVARSTAIHEVPAVKRANDEMRSVGLGAMGLHSFLAKNELVYGSPEALEFVDVYFAAVHYHARRTSMEIARDTGFVFSGFEGSRYQSGEHFAQYLQQDFAPRTPEVQALFAGHTLPTRQDWAGLVADIQQHGLAHSFVMAIAPTGSISYVSHASASIMPVTERVETRTSNKARTVYPMPHLNERTEWFYEEAYDMDQRRVIDTVATAQKHVDQGISCTLFVPSTASTRTLQRYYLYAYARGLKTLYYTRLKKVSVENCAGCAV from the coding sequence ATGGACCCCTGGACCGAACTGAATAACCGCGTGCTCTCGGGCACGGCCGTGGACACGAGCTTTGATCAGGCCGCGCTGGAGAGCTACCTTTCGCAGAAGGTCCGGCCCAACATGGTGGCCTTTCCCAGCCTGCAGGCCAGAATTGACGCGCTGGTGGCGCGCGGCGTATGGGACGCCGGGGTGTTTGCGCGCTATGCGCCGCAGGAGGTGCAGGCGGTCTTTGCGCGGGCCGAGGCGCTGGGCTTTCAGTTCCGCTCGTTTATGGGCGCCCACAAGTTCTATTCGGAGTACGCCACCATGACCCCCGACCGCACGGCGTGGCTGGAGCGCTACGAGGACCGCCTCAGCGTGACGGCCCTGGCCCGCAGTGATTCCGGCGCGGGGGCCCTGGAACTGGTGGAGCACCTGGTCACGCAGACCTTTACCCCGGCCACGCCCACCCTGATGAACTCCGGCAAGGCGAACACGGGGCGGCTGGTGAGCTGCTTTCTGCTGCAGGACTGCACGGACAACCTGGATTCCATCACCAAGACGCTGGCCTTTGTGGCCGAGCTGTCCAAGGGCGGCGGCGGCATTGGGGTGGAACTCAGCAACCTGCGCGCCCGGGGCGAATCGCTGCGGGGCCTGCAGAACGTCACCAAGGGTGTGATGGGCGTGGCCAAGATGCTGGACCACATGCTGCGCTACGCCGATCAGGCCGGGCAGCGCCCCGGCGCCGGGGCCATCTACCTGAACGTGCTGCACGCCGACTTTCTGGACACCCTGAACGCCAAGAAAATTGCCACTGACGAGGACGCCCGACTAAAAACCCTCTCGGTGGGCGCCACCATTCCCGACATCTTCATGATCAAGGCGCGCGCGGGCGAGGACATCTACCAGTTTTACCCGCACTCGCTTTTCCAGGAAACCGGGCGCGAGTTCACCGACATCGACTGGACGCGCGAGTACGAGGCGCTGGCCGCCAACCCCCGCATTCGCAAAAAGCGCGTCTCGGCGCGGCGGGTGCTCGAAGAGATCGCGGTGACGCAGGGCGAGAGCGGCTACCCCTACCTGCTGTTCGAGGGTCACGCCAACCGCGCCAACCCCATTCCCAACGTGGGCACCATCAAGATGAGCAACCTCTGCTCCGAGATTCTGCAGCCCACGCGGCCCAGCACCTTTTACCCCTACGGCCAGGAACACCGCGATCAGGTGGGGCTGGACGTGAGCTGCAACCTCGCCTCGCTGGTGATCGAGCAGAGCCTCGCCAGCGGTGATCTGGGGCGGGTGGTGCGGGCGGCCGTGCGCCTGCTGGACAACGTGGCGCGCTCCACGGCCATTCATGAGGTGCCAGCGGTGAAGCGCGCCAACGACGAGATGCGCTCGGTGGGCCTGGGGGCCATGGGCCTGCATTCGTTTCTGGCGAAAAACGAACTGGTGTACGGCAGCCCGGAAGCGCTGGAATTTGTGGACGTGTACTTCGCCGCCGTACACTACCACGCCCGCCGCACCAGCATGGAGATTGCCCGCGACACCGGCTTTGTGTTCAGCGGCTTTGAAGGCAGCCGCTACCAGAGCGGCGAGCACTTTGCCCAGTACCTGCAGCAGGACTTTGCGCCGCGCACGCCCGAGGTGCAGGCCCTGTTTGCCGGCCACACGCTGCCCACCCGCCAGGACTGGGCGGGGCTGGTGGCCGACATCCAGCAGCACGGCCTGGCGCACTCCTTTGTGATGGCAATTGCGCCCACTGGCTCAATCAGCTATGTCTCGCACGCCTCGGCCAGCATCATGCCGGTGACGGAACGGGTGGAAACGCGCACCAGCAACAAGGCGCGCACGGTCTACCCCATGCCGCACCTGAACGAGCGGACCGAATGGTTTTACGAGGAAGCCTACGACATGGACCAGCGCCGGGTGATTGACACGGTGGCCACCGCGCAGAAACACGTCGACCAGGGCATTTCCTGCACGCTGTTCGTGCCCAGCACCGCCAGCACCCGCACCCTGCAGCGCTATTACCTGTACGCCTACGCGCGCGGCCTGAAAACGCTGTATTACACGCGGCTGAAGAAGGTCAGCGTGGAGAACTGCGCCGGGTGTGCGGTGTAG
- a CDS encoding transposase codes for MFDKALQTVEVDGVPFCRTPARLARDFQVQPSATTVRRWFHTPRNEPSAAPQHHTFSGVLCVDEVYQRDKAILLAVDPHSPAPFLATQVIVDHLQPAHLEAFFQQLKSQGITPRQLVTDESRLYPAVVTKVWPEVAHQRCLFHVAKNMHERLSEVLRTWRRSLPAPPINPTKKPSVRGRARDQDSPLAQRKTAAIHEVFRLREAGLSQGAIVRLTGHGINTVKKWLAGPRPAEGAAEGLSSEAASPPPPGWTSWAQVGQVRNSLMGHKGWLLGQVARWTEEQRTRFAVLVESPLGEQLRTVRALVEGWAALWRRPDGARPTVTESRQYFDAWVKDPRFQTDPALSGLVKRLAGKFEHLVPFLSEPTWQGTNNAAERAARAFRRWQRPHYRLRTQRSIERQLAGKAEVLVQPLRPAGRCVRGRSITTAAL; via the coding sequence GTGTTTGACAAGGCCCTGCAAACCGTTGAAGTGGACGGTGTGCCGTTTTGCCGCACTCCCGCACGACTGGCCCGCGACTTTCAGGTCCAGCCGTCGGCCACCACGGTGCGGCGCTGGTTTCACACGCCAAGAAATGAACCGTCAGCCGCACCCCAGCACCACACCTTCAGCGGCGTGCTGTGCGTCGATGAGGTGTATCAGCGGGACAAAGCCATTCTCCTGGCGGTGGACCCGCACAGCCCAGCGCCCTTTCTGGCCACGCAGGTGATCGTGGATCACCTGCAACCCGCGCACCTGGAAGCCTTTTTCCAGCAGTTGAAATCCCAAGGCATCACCCCGCGCCAACTCGTGACGGATGAAAGCCGTTTGTATCCAGCGGTGGTCACGAAGGTCTGGCCAGAGGTTGCCCATCAGCGCTGCCTCTTCCATGTAGCCAAAAACATGCATGAGCGGCTCAGTGAAGTGCTGCGCACCTGGAGGCGCAGCTTACCCGCCCCGCCGATAAATCCCACAAAGAAGCCCTCCGTGCGGGGCCGGGCGCGCGATCAGGATTCACCACTGGCCCAGCGGAAAACCGCGGCCATTCACGAGGTGTTCCGGCTGCGGGAAGCCGGGCTGTCTCAGGGGGCCATCGTGCGCCTCACTGGGCATGGCATCAATACGGTGAAAAAGTGGCTGGCCGGTCCCCGGCCAGCGGAAGGTGCAGCAGAGGGACTGTCGAGTGAAGCCGCCAGTCCACCCCCGCCGGGATGGACGTCTTGGGCGCAGGTGGGGCAGGTGCGCAACAGCCTGATGGGGCACAAAGGCTGGCTCCTGGGGCAGGTGGCCCGATGGACAGAAGAGCAGCGTACGCGCTTTGCCGTGCTCGTGGAGTCCCCGTTAGGCGAACAGTTGCGCACGGTGCGGGCCCTGGTCGAAGGCTGGGCGGCGCTCTGGCGCCGCCCGGATGGTGCCCGCCCAACCGTGACAGAGAGTCGCCAATACTTCGACGCGTGGGTCAAGGACCCACGCTTCCAGACTGACCCCGCCCTGAGCGGCTTGGTCAAGCGTTTGGCTGGCAAGTTCGAGCACTTGGTGCCGTTTTTGAGTGAGCCAACCTGGCAGGGGACAAACAATGCCGCTGAGCGGGCGGCGCGGGCGTTTCGTCGCTGGCAGCGCCCGCACTACCGGTTGAGGACGCAACGGTCCATTGAGCGGCAGTTGGCTGGAAAAGCGGAAGTGCTGGTGCAGCCCCTGAGGCCGGCTGGACGCTGTGTCAGAGGGCGTTCCATCACGACGGCTGCGCTGTAG